Proteins encoded within one genomic window of Kibdelosporangium phytohabitans:
- a CDS encoding SCO3242 family prenyltransferase, with the protein MRAYVELVRAPAALSVLGDTLAGAAASGNPLGGRRLALPLASVAFYWSGMALNDWSDRALDARERPERPIPSGRISPNQALAVAGGLTAAGLALAAYSKSLKAAVPLAAAVWAYDLVLKSTVAGPAGMALCRGLDVMLGAGGARSALPAATVVAGHTLGLTALSRGEVHGASDIVAKAALTGTAVATTAAVVGKSASWRHRLGAVAFGGMYAANVGYAQLAATKDPSGPTVRKATVAGIHGMVPLQAALAARRGSLLGAGLLSAALPLARKLAKKVSPT; encoded by the coding sequence GTGAGGGCGTACGTGGAACTGGTGCGTGCGCCGGCGGCGTTGTCCGTCCTCGGTGACACGCTGGCCGGCGCGGCGGCGTCCGGGAACCCGTTGGGGGGCAGGCGCCTGGCGTTGCCGTTGGCGTCCGTCGCGTTCTACTGGTCGGGAATGGCGCTCAACGATTGGTCCGATCGGGCGCTTGACGCGCGGGAAAGGCCGGAACGCCCGATCCCGTCCGGGCGGATCTCGCCGAACCAAGCGCTTGCGGTGGCCGGTGGCCTGACCGCGGCCGGTCTGGCGCTGGCGGCGTACAGCAAGTCGCTGAAGGCCGCGGTGCCGCTGGCGGCGGCCGTGTGGGCGTACGACCTGGTGCTGAAGTCCACTGTGGCCGGTCCGGCGGGGATGGCGTTGTGCCGCGGGCTCGACGTGATGCTCGGCGCCGGCGGCGCACGATCCGCCCTGCCTGCCGCCACGGTCGTGGCCGGGCACACGCTGGGGCTCACCGCGTTGTCGCGCGGGGAGGTCCACGGCGCGTCCGACATCGTTGCCAAAGCAGCGCTGACCGGGACCGCGGTGGCCACGACCGCCGCTGTGGTCGGGAAATCCGCGTCGTGGCGGCACCGGCTGGGCGCGGTGGCCTTCGGCGGGATGTACGCGGCGAACGTCGGATACGCACAGCTCGCGGCCACCAAGGACCCGTCCGGTCCGACCGTGCGCAAGGCCACCGTGGCAGGAATCCACGGCATGGTCCCGTTGCAAGCGGCGCTGGCCGCCCGGCGCGGCTCGCTGCTCGGCGCGGGGCTGCTGTCGGCCGCGTTGCCGCTGGCGCGCAAGCTGGCCAAGAAGGTGAGCCCGACATGA
- a CDS encoding inositol-3-phosphate synthase, which yields MGARGSVATTAITGLLALRAGLVRPVGCVTERLDMDHTVLPTWDEIIVGGHDIVSIPLDKRAEQLAESGLIPHSVFTAVADGLRAVDTELRSGYHPVSHTGSQAAAAARLAADITDFRARHSLDRVVVVNVTSTEPPVPALPEHDDLDLLDRALNDPQRTVLPPSSLGAYAALTTGSPYVDFTPSPGIRMPALVELARRQDLPYAGADGKTGETLLRTVLAPMFVARALNVRSWAGTNLLGGGDGANLADPDQAKGKLESKARGLAQLIGDVTAPLHIDNVPDLAERKIAWDYVSFEGFLGAKMSLQFTWDGYDSALAAPLVLDLARLVGAAHADGQSGALPALAFFFKDPLGTDEHRFAEQTRMLAQWAADL from the coding sequence ATGGGGGCACGCGGCTCCGTCGCGACCACCGCGATCACCGGTCTGCTCGCTTTGCGGGCCGGACTGGTCCGGCCGGTCGGGTGTGTCACCGAGCGGCTCGACATGGATCACACGGTGTTACCGACCTGGGACGAGATCATCGTCGGCGGTCACGACATCGTTTCGATACCGCTGGACAAACGGGCCGAACAGCTCGCCGAGTCCGGCCTCATCCCCCACTCGGTGTTCACCGCCGTGGCCGACGGGCTGCGCGCGGTGGACACCGAACTGCGGAGCGGGTACCACCCGGTGTCGCACACCGGGTCGCAGGCGGCAGCGGCCGCCAGGCTCGCCGCGGACATCACCGACTTCCGTGCCCGGCACTCGCTGGACCGGGTGGTCGTGGTCAACGTGACCTCGACCGAGCCGCCCGTGCCCGCGTTGCCGGAACACGACGACCTGGACCTGCTCGACCGGGCACTGAACGATCCACAACGGACGGTTCTGCCGCCGAGCTCGCTCGGTGCGTACGCCGCGTTGACCACGGGCAGCCCGTACGTCGACTTCACCCCGTCCCCGGGAATCCGGATGCCCGCGCTGGTGGAACTGGCCCGCCGCCAGGACCTGCCGTACGCGGGTGCGGACGGCAAGACCGGGGAGACCCTGCTGCGCACAGTGCTCGCGCCGATGTTCGTCGCGCGTGCGCTCAACGTACGGTCGTGGGCGGGCACGAACCTGCTCGGCGGCGGCGACGGCGCCAACCTGGCCGACCCCGACCAGGCCAAGGGCAAGCTGGAGTCCAAGGCACGCGGCCTGGCCCAGCTGATCGGCGACGTCACCGCGCCGCTGCACATCGACAACGTGCCGGACCTGGCCGAGCGCAAGATCGCGTGGGACTACGTGTCGTTCGAGGGTTTCCTCGGCGCCAAGATGAGTCTGCAGTTCACCTGGGACGGCTACGACTCGGCGCTCGCGGCCCCGCTCGTGCTGGACCTCGCGAGGCTGGTCGGCGCCGCGCACGCGGACGGGCAGAGCGGAGCGTTGCCCGCGCTGGCGTTCTTCTTCAAGGATCCCTTGGGGACCGACGAGCACCGGTTCGCCGAACAGACCCGGATGCTCGCGCAATGGGCGGCCGACCTGTGA
- a CDS encoding EboA domain-containing protein, protein MSFALGYGTNGFANHRLDDALRIIADLGYRSVALTLDHHHLDPFAADVVKETGRVAGLLSSLGLRCVVETGARYLLDPARKHHPTLVSGDTAVRIDFLHRAIRIAADLGADCVSFWSGIKPSDVDDETAHQRMLSGVGKVLVEADRRRVRIGLEPEPGMHVQHLAQALALRAELGDPEMLGITLDVGHCVAVEPVNAAECVRQAAGLLVNVQLDDMRPGVHEHLEFGEGDLDLPGTLAALAEAGYTGVAAVELPRHSHAAPDVARRAFAALTAAMPLADSEWVGEVDHPWLVDAERRVRAEPAAVRALFPAVGRKVGRQAMRPEIDPQGLIHGTVDDLARTRLLAALAGVLPAAELAAEVTELYRYGDDAERRGVLRGLTTLPPTVVEAGLGLVQDALRTNDIRLVAAALGPFAGEHLDQHSWRHGVLKCLFVGVPLAAVAAVDRRTDPELLRMIADYADERRAAGREVPADAVRLLETS, encoded by the coding sequence ATGAGCTTCGCTCTCGGCTACGGCACCAACGGGTTCGCCAACCACCGGCTGGACGACGCCCTGCGGATCATCGCCGACCTCGGCTACCGCTCGGTCGCGCTGACGCTGGACCACCACCACCTCGACCCGTTCGCTGCGGACGTGGTCAAGGAGACCGGACGGGTAGCCGGGCTGCTGTCGTCACTCGGCCTGCGGTGCGTCGTGGAGACCGGCGCCCGGTACCTGCTCGACCCGGCGCGCAAACACCACCCGACGCTGGTGTCCGGCGACACCGCTGTCCGGATCGACTTCCTGCACCGCGCGATCCGGATCGCCGCCGACCTGGGCGCCGACTGCGTGTCCTTCTGGTCGGGCATCAAGCCGTCCGATGTGGATGACGAGACCGCGCACCAGCGGATGCTCAGCGGTGTCGGCAAGGTGCTGGTCGAAGCCGACCGGCGGCGGGTGCGGATCGGACTGGAACCCGAACCGGGAATGCACGTCCAGCACCTCGCGCAAGCGCTCGCGTTGCGCGCGGAACTGGGCGACCCGGAGATGCTCGGCATCACCCTCGATGTCGGGCACTGCGTCGCGGTCGAACCGGTGAACGCGGCCGAATGCGTACGGCAAGCCGCCGGGCTGCTGGTCAACGTGCAGCTCGACGATATGCGGCCAGGTGTGCACGAGCACCTCGAGTTCGGCGAGGGCGACCTCGATCTGCCGGGCACCCTGGCCGCGCTCGCCGAAGCCGGGTACACCGGTGTGGCGGCCGTGGAACTGCCGCGGCACAGCCACGCCGCGCCCGACGTCGCGCGCCGCGCGTTCGCCGCGCTGACCGCCGCCATGCCACTCGCGGATTCGGAATGGGTGGGAGAAGTGGATCATCCCTGGCTGGTTGACGCCGAGCGGCGGGTCCGGGCCGAACCGGCCGCCGTGCGTGCGCTGTTCCCCGCTGTCGGCCGGAAAGTCGGCCGTCAGGCCATGCGGCCGGAAATCGATCCGCAGGGCCTGATCCACGGCACGGTGGACGATCTGGCCCGCACACGTTTGCTCGCCGCGCTGGCGGGCGTCCTGCCTGCGGCGGAACTCGCGGCCGAGGTGACCGAGCTCTACCGCTACGGCGACGACGCGGAACGCCGTGGTGTCCTGCGTGGACTGACGACGCTGCCGCCGACGGTGGTCGAAGCCGGGCTCGGCCTCGTCCAGGACGCGTTGCGGACCAACGACATCCGGCTGGTCGCCGCCGCGCTCGGGCCGTTCGCCGGCGAACACCTCGACCAGCACTCCTGGCGGCACGGCGTGCTCAAGTGCCTGTTCGTCGGTGTCCCGCTGGCCGCGGTCGCGGCCGTGGACCGCCGGACCGACCCCGAGCTGCTCCGGATGATCGCCGACTACGCCGACGAGCGCAGAGCGGCGGGCCGCGAAGTCCCTGCCGACGCCGTACGCCTCTTGGAGACCAGCTGA
- a CDS encoding TatD family hydrolase → MRIFDPHIHMTSRTTDDYEAMFAAGVRAIVEPAFWLGQPRTGVDSFKDYFDALIGWERFRAAQFGIRHHCTIALNPKEANDPRCTPVLDILPRYLAKDGVVAVGEVGYDSMTPEEDDAFARQLAMAVEHELPALVHTPHRDKLAGTHRTLDVVKESGIAPEFVAVDHLNEVTVKTVKDSGCWMGFSIYPDTKMDEDRMVAILKEYGTDKVLVNSAADWGRSDPLKTYKTARQMLEAGFTAADVDKVLWQNPVDFYGQSGRLVLDELPGFTASAETFAGNSVLRGGRR, encoded by the coding sequence ATGCGCATCTTCGACCCGCACATCCACATGACCTCGCGGACCACCGACGACTACGAGGCGATGTTCGCCGCCGGCGTGCGCGCCATCGTCGAACCGGCCTTCTGGCTGGGCCAGCCCCGCACCGGCGTCGACTCGTTCAAGGACTACTTCGACGCGCTGATCGGGTGGGAGCGGTTCCGCGCGGCCCAGTTCGGCATCCGCCACCACTGCACGATCGCGTTGAACCCGAAGGAAGCCAACGACCCCCGCTGCACGCCGGTGCTGGACATCCTGCCGCGCTACCTCGCCAAGGACGGCGTGGTCGCGGTCGGCGAGGTCGGCTACGACTCGATGACGCCAGAGGAGGACGACGCCTTCGCCCGCCAGCTCGCGATGGCCGTCGAGCACGAACTGCCCGCGCTCGTGCACACCCCGCACCGCGACAAGCTCGCTGGTACACATCGGACGCTGGACGTGGTCAAGGAGTCCGGGATCGCACCGGAGTTCGTCGCGGTCGACCACCTCAACGAGGTCACGGTCAAGACCGTCAAGGACTCCGGCTGCTGGATGGGGTTCTCGATCTACCCGGACACCAAGATGGACGAGGACCGGATGGTCGCCATCCTCAAGGAGTACGGCACCGACAAGGTCCTGGTGAACTCCGCCGCCGACTGGGGCCGCTCGGACCCGTTGAAGACGTACAAGACCGCGCGCCAGATGCTCGAAGCGGGGTTCACCGCAGCCGACGTGGACAAGGTGCTCTGGCAGAACCCGGTCGACTTCTACGGCCAGAGCGGGCGGCTCGTGCTCGACGAGCTGCCCGGGTTCACCGCGTCGGCGGAGACGTTCGCGGGCAACTCGGTGCTGCGGGGTGGCCGCCGATGA
- a CDS encoding Gfo/Idh/MocA family protein produces the protein MSNAGDGTIGVGMVGHAFMGRVHSHAWRTVHHFFDVPQAPRLAVLGGRDLERTKAAAAKLGWEDFETDWRALIARDDVQIVDICTPGDSHKDIAIAALEAGKHVLCEKPLANTVEEAREMAEAAAAASARGQRSMVAFNYRRVPALAVARRMIADGKLGKIRHVRAQYLQDWLSDPDAPMAWRLRKQEAGSGALGDIGAHIIDASQFVLGEHLAGVSALTETFVHKRPIAGDPDGRLDDVTVDDTALFIGKFASGTMASYEATRFALGRKNSMRLEVNGEKGSLAFDFESMNELSYYDGGSPDETAGFRRILITEASHPYAGAWWPPGHIIGYEHTFTHEVFDFLTHIGDGTDPAPSFADGLQVQQVLGAVEASAGNESRWTAVP, from the coding sequence ATGAGCAACGCAGGCGACGGGACTATCGGCGTCGGCATGGTGGGCCACGCCTTCATGGGGAGGGTCCATTCGCACGCCTGGCGCACCGTGCACCACTTCTTCGACGTGCCGCAGGCGCCGCGGCTGGCCGTGCTCGGTGGTCGTGACCTCGAGCGCACCAAGGCCGCCGCGGCCAAGCTCGGCTGGGAGGACTTCGAAACCGACTGGCGGGCGCTGATCGCCCGCGACGACGTGCAGATCGTGGACATCTGCACACCGGGTGACTCGCACAAGGACATCGCGATCGCCGCGCTCGAGGCGGGCAAGCACGTGCTGTGCGAGAAGCCGCTGGCCAACACGGTCGAAGAGGCGCGGGAGATGGCCGAGGCCGCCGCCGCCGCGTCGGCGCGCGGACAGCGCTCGATGGTGGCGTTCAACTACCGCCGGGTGCCCGCGCTGGCCGTGGCGCGCCGGATGATCGCCGACGGCAAGCTCGGCAAGATCCGGCACGTGCGCGCGCAGTACCTGCAGGACTGGCTGTCGGACCCGGACGCGCCGATGGCGTGGCGGCTGCGCAAGCAGGAGGCGGGGTCGGGCGCGCTCGGTGACATCGGCGCGCACATCATCGACGCGTCCCAGTTCGTCCTCGGCGAGCACCTCGCGGGTGTGTCCGCGCTGACCGAGACGTTCGTCCACAAGCGACCGATCGCGGGCGACCCGGACGGCAGGCTCGACGACGTCACGGTGGACGACACCGCGTTGTTCATCGGGAAGTTCGCGTCCGGCACGATGGCGTCCTACGAGGCGACCCGCTTCGCGCTGGGCCGCAAGAACTCGATGCGCCTCGAGGTCAACGGGGAGAAGGGCAGCCTGGCGTTCGACTTCGAGTCGATGAACGAGCTGTCGTACTACGACGGTGGTTCGCCGGACGAGACCGCCGGTTTCCGGCGGATCCTGATCACCGAGGCGAGCCACCCGTACGCCGGCGCCTGGTGGCCACCCGGCCACATCATCGGTTATGAACACACCTTCACCCACGAGGTGTTCGATTTTCTCACCCACATCGGCGACGGCACCGATCCCGCGCCGAGTTTCGCCGACGGCCTGCAGGTGCAGCAGGTCCTCGGTGCGGTGGAAGCCAGTGCGGGCAACGAGTCCAGGTGGACCGCTGTGCCCTGA
- a CDS encoding ThuA domain-containing protein, producing the protein MNGAGIHKRRTWRSLAAAVALTTGLGVASALPAAAHPDQPHILVFSKTAGFRHDSIPDGIAAIQQLGQQNDFEVFTTEDAGAFTDANLDQYAAVVWLSTTGDVLNADQQAAFERYINDGGGYVGVHAASDTEYDWPWYGELVGAYFKSHPHIQQATVDVEDHSHPSTAGVPNKWVRTDEWYNYRSNPRANVKVLATLDEKSYQPGDGAMGDHPIAWCHNTNRGRSWYTGGGHTKESYGEDAFRKHLVGGIKYAAGVLPGNCSPGPDEQPVDSDFDQITLAKGEEKTGEPIALAVLPDRRVLHTSRDGTVYLTTPDATTKQIGKIPVYNHDEDGLQGVAIDPDFANNKWIYIYYAPPLNTPAGDAPNDGTAADFEPFNGHNQLSRFKLGDDGMLDPASEQKILATPATRGLCCHVGGEIDFDAQGNLLMSTGDDSNPFASDGFTPIDERATRNPGYDAQRTSANTNDLRGKILRIKVNADGSYSIPAGNLFAPGTEKTKPEIYAMGFRNPFRFAVDKQSGWIHLGDYGPDAGAANPARGPGGTVEFNLIKAPGNFGWPYCVGDNQPFVDYDFATGQSGSAFDCAAPKNESPHNTGLVDLPPAQAAWIPYDGGSVPEFGSGGESPMGGPTYHFDANNPSKTKFPAYFDKKNFAYEWDRGWIKEITVGANGERGDVKPFFNSMDLVRPMNIEFGPDGALYVLDYGTGYFGGSPESAVYRIDYTKGTRTPVVKLAADKTSGHAPLTVNFNPAGTNDPDGQPITYAWDFENDGTVDSTTAGPVTHTYTQEGQFTAKLSVTDSVGLVGVANVTITAGNTAPTVVVEAPVNGGFFKFGDKVPFKVKVTDPEDGQIDCSKVHVRYILGHDNHGHPLSEAFGCEGVIETPGEGGHGEDANIFGVINARYTDRGKGTVPPLLGEGENIMQTKLKQAEYFSSMSGIQVVANAGASGGKQVGYTDPGDWIAFDPANLSGITGLGLRVSSGGAGGKIEVRSGAVDGPLLQTFDVASTGGWDKYVELPVKPLAAPGGTKPLFLVFRDNGPGGMFDVDALRFEGTGVAQPPACQPTQPEAGYRSLYDGTQASLGNWKQSGPGRFAQQADCTVLSEGGMGLLSHKEEFNAYSLKLDWKVAGDDNSGVFVGYPEPGNDPWVAVNQGYEIQIDATDAPDRTTGSVYSFQSADIAKRDAALKPPGQWNGYEIIVRGQTIQVLLNGVLINDFVSTDPNRDLTQGFIGLQNHGNGDDVSFRDVRIKELETTPPVTVANFANPGGWHPGQVPVELAATDEGSGVARTEYKLDNGPWTPYTQAVVVSGDGQHTLLYRSHDKDGNVEPDKAATILIDASKPTLLVSGLAEGRVYGDSTDVVVKWHAEDVTSGIASVTGLLNTTPIQSGQVTSLHQLPLGVHNLSVTALDKAGNRTEQKLTFATTTSLRDVDQLITRFRATNRLSLSAFVSLSGQLSKARKAEAAGDDAKAVKQLRKFVELANDPAKVTDSDVRSTLVRDARAVIDSLGGGPALPRASSGS; encoded by the coding sequence ATCAACGGCGCCGGAATCCACAAACGCCGCACGTGGCGCTCGTTAGCCGCCGCTGTGGCACTGACCACAGGGCTGGGGGTGGCGAGCGCCCTGCCGGCCGCCGCGCACCCCGACCAACCGCACATCCTGGTCTTTTCCAAGACGGCGGGCTTCCGCCACGACTCGATCCCCGACGGCATCGCCGCGATCCAGCAACTGGGGCAGCAGAACGACTTCGAGGTTTTCACGACCGAGGACGCGGGGGCGTTCACCGACGCCAACCTCGACCAGTACGCCGCCGTGGTGTGGCTGTCGACCACGGGTGACGTGCTCAACGCCGACCAGCAGGCGGCCTTCGAGCGTTACATCAACGACGGCGGCGGTTACGTGGGGGTGCACGCCGCGTCGGACACCGAGTACGACTGGCCGTGGTACGGCGAGCTCGTCGGCGCCTACTTCAAGTCACATCCGCACATCCAGCAGGCGACGGTCGACGTGGAGGACCACTCGCACCCGTCGACCGCGGGCGTGCCGAACAAGTGGGTCCGCACCGACGAGTGGTACAACTACCGCTCCAACCCGCGCGCGAACGTCAAAGTACTGGCTACTTTGGACGAGAAGAGCTACCAGCCGGGCGACGGCGCGATGGGGGACCACCCGATCGCCTGGTGCCACAACACCAATCGCGGCCGGTCGTGGTACACCGGCGGCGGGCACACCAAGGAGTCCTACGGCGAGGACGCGTTCCGCAAGCACCTGGTGGGCGGGATCAAGTACGCCGCCGGTGTGCTGCCGGGCAACTGCTCGCCGGGCCCGGACGAGCAGCCGGTCGACTCCGACTTCGACCAGATCACCCTCGCCAAGGGCGAGGAGAAGACCGGTGAGCCGATCGCGCTCGCGGTCCTGCCCGACCGGCGCGTGTTGCACACGTCCCGTGACGGAACGGTGTACCTGACCACCCCGGACGCGACCACCAAGCAGATCGGCAAGATCCCCGTCTACAACCACGACGAGGACGGCCTGCAGGGCGTCGCGATCGACCCGGACTTCGCGAACAACAAGTGGATCTACATCTACTACGCACCGCCGTTGAACACCCCGGCGGGTGACGCGCCGAACGACGGCACGGCAGCGGACTTCGAGCCGTTCAACGGGCACAACCAGCTGTCGCGGTTCAAACTCGGCGACGACGGGATGCTGGATCCGGCTTCCGAGCAGAAGATCCTGGCCACCCCGGCGACCCGCGGGCTGTGCTGCCACGTCGGCGGCGAGATCGACTTCGACGCGCAGGGCAACCTGTTGATGAGCACGGGTGACGACTCGAACCCGTTCGCCAGCGACGGTTTCACGCCGATCGACGAGCGCGCCACGCGCAACCCCGGTTACGACGCGCAGCGCACCTCGGCCAACACCAACGACCTGCGCGGCAAGATCCTGCGGATCAAGGTCAACGCCGACGGCTCGTACTCGATCCCGGCGGGCAACCTGTTCGCACCGGGCACCGAGAAGACCAAGCCGGAGATCTACGCGATGGGTTTCCGCAACCCGTTCCGGTTCGCGGTGGACAAGCAGAGCGGCTGGATCCACCTCGGTGACTACGGTCCGGACGCCGGTGCGGCCAACCCCGCCAGGGGCCCCGGCGGCACGGTCGAGTTCAACCTGATCAAGGCGCCGGGCAACTTCGGCTGGCCGTACTGCGTCGGTGACAACCAGCCGTTCGTCGACTACGACTTCGCGACCGGCCAGTCCGGTTCGGCGTTCGACTGCGCCGCGCCGAAGAACGAGAGCCCGCACAACACGGGCCTGGTCGACTTGCCGCCGGCTCAGGCCGCGTGGATCCCGTACGACGGTGGTTCGGTGCCGGAGTTCGGCTCGGGCGGCGAGTCGCCGATGGGCGGCCCGACGTACCACTTCGACGCGAACAACCCGTCGAAGACGAAGTTCCCGGCGTACTTCGACAAGAAGAACTTCGCCTACGAGTGGGACCGCGGCTGGATCAAGGAGATCACGGTCGGGGCGAACGGCGAGCGCGGTGACGTCAAGCCGTTCTTCAACTCGATGGACCTGGTCCGGCCGATGAACATCGAGTTCGGCCCGGACGGCGCGTTGTACGTGCTGGACTACGGCACCGGCTACTTCGGCGGCTCGCCGGAGTCGGCGGTGTACCGGATCGACTACACCAAGGGCACCCGCACGCCGGTGGTGAAACTGGCCGCCGACAAGACATCCGGGCACGCCCCGCTGACGGTGAACTTCAACCCGGCCGGGACGAACGACCCGGACGGCCAGCCGATCACCTACGCGTGGGACTTCGAGAACGACGGCACGGTCGACTCGACCACCGCTGGGCCCGTGACCCACACCTACACCCAGGAGGGCCAGTTCACCGCGAAACTCTCGGTGACGGACTCGGTCGGACTGGTCGGCGTGGCCAACGTGACCATCACGGCCGGCAACACCGCGCCGACGGTCGTGGTCGAGGCCCCGGTCAACGGTGGTTTCTTCAAGTTCGGCGACAAGGTCCCGTTCAAGGTCAAGGTCACCGACCCGGAAGACGGCCAGATCGACTGCTCGAAGGTGCACGTCCGCTACATCCTCGGGCACGACAACCACGGCCACCCGCTGAGCGAGGCGTTCGGCTGTGAAGGCGTGATCGAGACGCCCGGCGAGGGCGGGCACGGCGAGGACGCGAACATCTTCGGCGTGATCAACGCCCGCTACACCGACAGGGGCAAGGGCACTGTCCCGCCGCTGCTCGGTGAGGGCGAGAACATCATGCAGACCAAGCTCAAGCAGGCGGAGTACTTCTCCAGCATGAGCGGGATCCAGGTGGTCGCCAACGCCGGTGCCAGCGGTGGCAAGCAGGTCGGCTACACCGATCCGGGTGACTGGATCGCGTTCGACCCGGCGAACCTGTCCGGGATCACCGGCCTGGGGCTGCGGGTCTCGTCCGGCGGCGCCGGCGGCAAGATCGAGGTCCGCTCCGGCGCGGTCGACGGCCCGCTGTTGCAGACGTTCGACGTCGCCAGCACCGGTGGCTGGGACAAGTACGTCGAGCTGCCGGTGAAGCCGCTGGCCGCCCCGGGTGGCACGAAGCCGCTTTTCCTGGTGTTCCGGGACAACGGCCCCGGTGGGATGTTCGATGTGGACGCTCTGCGGTTCGAGGGGACCGGTGTGGCGCAGCCACCGGCGTGCCAGCCGACGCAGCCGGAAGCCGGGTACCGCAGCCTCTACGACGGCACGCAGGCCAGTCTCGGCAACTGGAAGCAGTCCGGCCCCGGCCGGTTCGCCCAGCAGGCGGACTGCACCGTCCTGTCCGAGGGCGGCATGGGTCTGTTGTCGCACAAGGAGGAGTTCAACGCGTACAGTCTGAAGCTGGACTGGAAGGTCGCGGGCGACGACAACTCCGGTGTGTTCGTCGGTTACCCGGAGCCCGGCAACGACCCGTGGGTCGCGGTCAACCAGGGCTACGAGATCCAGATCGACGCGACCGACGCGCCGGACCGCACGACCGGGTCGGTCTACTCGTTCCAGTCGGCCGACATCGCCAAGCGCGACGCGGCGCTCAAGCCGCCGGGGCAGTGGAACGGCTACGAGATCATCGTCCGCGGCCAGACGATCCAGGTGCTGCTCAACGGCGTGCTGATCAACGACTTCGTGTCCACGGACCCGAACCGCGATCTCACGCAGGGCTTCATCGGCCTGCAGAACCACGGCAACGGTGACGACGTGTCGTTCCGCGACGTCCGGATCAAGGAGCTGGAGACCACACCGCCGGTGACGGTCGCCAACTTCGCCAACCCGGGCGGCTGGCACCCCGGTCAGGTCCCGGTCGAGCTGGCCGCGACCGACGAGGGCTCCGGCGTGGCGCGTACCGAGTACAAGCTCGACAACGGCCCGTGGACGCCGTACACGCAGGCGGTCGTGGTCAGCGGGGACGGGCAGCACACGTTGCTGTACCGCTCGCACGACAAGGACGGCAACGTGGAGCCGGACAAGGCCGCGACGATCCTGATCGACGCGTCCAAGCCGACCTTGCTGGTGTCGGGCCTGGCCGAGGGCCGCGTCTACGGAGACTCCACCGACGTGGTCGTCAAGTGGCACGCCGAGGACGTGACGTCCGGCATCGCTTCGGTGACGGGGTTGCTGAACACGACGCCGATCCAGTCCGGCCAGGTCACGTCGTTGCACCAGCTGCCACTGGGTGTGCACAACCTCTCGGTGACAGCTCTTGACAAGGCGGGCAACCGGACAGAGCAGAAGCTGACGTTCGCGACGACGACGTCGCTGCGGGACGTCGACCAGCTGATCACGCGGTTCCGCGCGACCAACCGGCTGTCGTTGTCCGCTTTTGTCAGCTTGTCCGGCCAACTGTCCAAGGCCCGCAAGGCCGAGGCGGCCGGGGATGACGCAAAGGCAGTCAAGCAGTTGCGAAAGTTCGTGGAACTCGCGAATGATCCGGCTAAGGTCACCGACTCGGATGTCCGGTCCACCCTGGTCAGGGATGCCCGTGCGGTGATCGACTCGCTCGGTGGCGGTCCGGCACTGCCGAGGGCGAGCTCCGGAAGCTGA